A section of the Terriglobia bacterium genome encodes:
- a CDS encoding MotA/TolQ/ExbB proton channel family protein, translating to MPRPDRIGPASISRRRGIISLEGEAQKASDPFLKRAILMAVDGVDSKTMHETLELELQEMDEQGDLSAKVYEAAGGYAPTIGILGAVLGLIHVMQNLSDVAKVGEGIAVAFVATIYGVGSANIVFLPAGGKLKVKHRADMVLREMMMHGAIAIQEGQNPKLIEEKLSAFIHEKQKAAEPAQAAKKAAPRAAA from the coding sequence TTGCCGAGACCGGATCGCATCGGCCCGGCCTCTATATCGAGACGAAGGGGGATCATCTCGCTCGAGGGCGAGGCCCAGAAGGCGTCGGACCCGTTCCTGAAGCGCGCGATCCTCATGGCGGTGGACGGCGTCGACTCCAAGACCATGCACGAGACCCTCGAGCTCGAGCTGCAGGAGATGGACGAGCAGGGCGACCTCTCCGCGAAGGTGTACGAGGCGGCGGGCGGCTACGCTCCGACCATCGGCATCCTCGGCGCGGTCCTCGGCCTGATCCACGTCATGCAGAACCTGTCGGACGTGGCCAAGGTCGGCGAGGGGATCGCGGTGGCATTCGTGGCGACGATCTACGGCGTCGGCTCCGCGAACATCGTCTTCCTGCCCGCCGGCGGGAAGCTCAAGGTGAAGCACCGCGCGGACATGGTGCTCCGCGAGATGATGATGCACGGCGCCATCGCGATCCAGGAGGGCCAGAACCCGAAGCTCATCGAGGAGAAGCTCTCCGCGTTCATCCACGAGAAGCAGAAGGCCGCCGAGCCGGCCCAGGCCGCGAAGAAGGCAGCTCCTCGGGCGGCGGCCTGA
- a CDS encoding OmpA family protein — MRKKEADHVSHERWLVSYADFITLMFAFFVVMFAISQVDAQKLGRFVESVNVAFEMKGVFPESRPQPIVASPSTGGGIGVRPNLAPPKITVVTGTIPSRRSSEVRRALQRMLLRSRLQDKLRVRLDRRGVTVSLSEAGFFDTGSAQVRADALPTLHDLAETLKVADAPIAVEGHTDNVPISTQQFPSNWELSTVRATTIVRYLVEQQGYDPLRLSATGFAEYRPVGDNATADGRALNRRVDLVILTEASEGPVPR; from the coding sequence GTGAGGAAGAAAGAGGCCGACCACGTGAGCCACGAGCGGTGGCTCGTGTCGTACGCGGACTTCATCACGCTGATGTTCGCGTTCTTCGTGGTCATGTTCGCGATCTCGCAGGTCGACGCGCAGAAGCTGGGTCGATTCGTGGAGTCGGTGAACGTCGCGTTCGAGATGAAGGGCGTGTTCCCGGAGAGCAGGCCCCAGCCCATCGTGGCGTCGCCCTCCACGGGGGGGGGGATCGGGGTGAGGCCGAATCTCGCCCCGCCGAAGATCACCGTGGTGACGGGCACGATCCCGTCCCGGCGATCCTCGGAGGTGCGGCGGGCGCTCCAGCGGATGCTCCTGCGATCGCGGCTCCAGGACAAGCTCCGCGTCCGCCTGGACCGGCGGGGCGTGACCGTCAGCCTCTCCGAGGCGGGCTTCTTCGACACCGGCTCCGCCCAGGTGCGCGCCGACGCGCTCCCCACGCTCCACGACCTCGCCGAGACGCTCAAGGTCGCCGATGCCCCGATCGCCGTCGAGGGCCACACCGACAACGTGCCGATCAGCACGCAGCAATTCCCGTCCAACTGGGAGCTGTCCACCGTCCGCGCCACCACCATCGTGCGGTACCTGGTCGAGCAGCAGGGGTACGACCCGCTCCGTCTCTCGGCGACCGGGTTCGCGGAGTACCGTCCGGTCGGCGACAACGCCACCGCCGACGGGCGTGCGCTGAACCGCCGCGTCGACCTGGTGATCCTCACCGAGGCCTCGGAAGGCCCCGTTCCGCGTTGA
- a CDS encoding GTPase domain-containing protein, which yields MAVLDIAGKTITLKVVYYGCALAGKTANLVTLHRLTDPDGQHGLVAIATQDDRTLFFDLLPVDLGRVGGLTVHVKAYTVPGQVHYEITRRQVLAGADAVVLVVDSSPSEAKANHWMLDNLRMNLKSNGLDPDKIPTVLQWNKRDLPGVRPVAELAAELNAREYPAQEAVAITGAGVVETFAAALKAALRQAYARASRSPATPELLDHTVDLALEQARTRAPSIPETAPAAFDHRVDMAAYHEKWAEKGRDRRILDQETLLSEAVKTNMELAEKLDDLHGAQAANELRGSMLEALGRLTPAVVDPSRAALPKGLVPMLLTACGRSRGSLLVFRPGEKVMEDREVVPGGKDPLNAAVAPSLGSAAFRLCQGASVRWIEDLAGEVFFDSAPPEAQGVLSALVAPLACDGAAFGALVVYGTVHESPPGSCERGFWEICSSLLSLSLHWRGLRKRLTRLETPAPASSSGSPSR from the coding sequence GTGGCGGTCCTGGACATCGCCGGCAAGACGATCACCCTCAAGGTCGTCTACTACGGCTGCGCGCTGGCGGGGAAGACCGCGAACCTCGTGACCCTGCACCGTCTCACGGACCCCGACGGCCAGCATGGCCTCGTGGCCATCGCGACTCAGGACGACCGGACCCTGTTCTTCGACCTCCTCCCGGTGGACCTCGGCCGGGTGGGCGGGCTCACGGTTCACGTCAAGGCCTACACGGTCCCCGGCCAGGTCCACTACGAGATCACCCGGCGGCAGGTCCTCGCCGGGGCGGACGCGGTGGTGCTGGTCGTGGACTCCTCCCCTTCGGAGGCGAAGGCCAACCACTGGATGCTCGACAACCTCAGGATGAACCTGAAGTCGAACGGCCTCGATCCCGACAAGATCCCGACCGTCCTCCAGTGGAACAAGCGCGACCTCCCCGGCGTCCGGCCCGTGGCGGAGCTGGCGGCGGAGCTGAACGCCCGGGAGTACCCGGCGCAGGAGGCGGTGGCGATCACGGGCGCGGGGGTCGTCGAGACCTTCGCCGCCGCGCTGAAGGCCGCGCTCCGACAGGCGTACGCCCGGGCGAGCCGGAGCCCGGCGACGCCGGAGCTTCTGGACCACACGGTGGACCTCGCCCTCGAGCAGGCCCGGACGCGCGCTCCCTCGATTCCCGAGACCGCGCCCGCCGCGTTCGACCACCGGGTGGACATGGCCGCCTACCACGAGAAATGGGCCGAGAAGGGGCGGGACCGGCGGATCCTCGACCAGGAGACCCTGCTCTCCGAGGCCGTCAAGACCAACATGGAGCTGGCCGAGAAGCTCGACGACCTGCACGGCGCCCAGGCCGCGAACGAGCTCCGGGGGAGCATGCTCGAGGCGCTGGGGCGGCTCACCCCCGCCGTGGTCGATCCCTCCCGGGCCGCGCTCCCCAAAGGACTGGTGCCCATGCTCCTCACGGCGTGCGGACGCAGCCGGGGATCGCTCCTGGTTTTCCGGCCGGGGGAGAAGGTGATGGAAGATCGCGAGGTCGTGCCGGGCGGCAAGGACCCGCTGAACGCCGCGGTCGCGCCGTCGCTCGGCAGCGCCGCTTTCCGCCTCTGCCAGGGGGCCTCGGTGCGCTGGATCGAGGACCTGGCGGGAGAGGTCTTCTTCGACTCGGCGCCCCCCGAGGCGCAGGGGGTCCTCTCGGCCCTGGTCGCGCCGCTCGCCTGCGACGGTGCCGCGTTCGGCGCTCTCGTGGTCTACGGCACCGTGCACGAGTCGCCCCCCGGGAGCTGCGAGAGAGGATTCTGGGAGATCTGCTCCAGCCTCCTCTCCCTCTCCCTCCACTGGCGGGGGCTGAGGAAGAGGCTGACGCGGCTCGAAACCCCGGCTCCGGCCTCAAGTTCTGGCTCTCCGAGCCGATAG
- a CDS encoding GspE/PulE family protein, with the protein MLETTQASDLESLLLREGVVTEAQLDRTRRIAGRLASARPVGEILVELGQLARAEYDRIVRLHRAELSLESILLEDGALSEHGLTAYRIAKVKSPSRGERSLLVEDGLVSEEQFLRALASKYDMAYVEPEVGLVDLELLKKTSLPYLSRHKVLPLRVVDGTLTAIMADPLERQVRAELERIYGVPVRPCCATSARIAEAIQTLERLQDGKAGTEGSSLQYREIQEEASEDETGEGAVQIVDYLLLRAIQLGASDLHIEPQESKIRIRVRVDGVLRNLTDLPADFAPRVVSRVKVLAGADIAERRLHQDGRIVVKVEGREVDIRVSSYAAMFGETLVLRLLDRKRGLVPLDDLGFAPRVLATLRDVVLRTSSGLVLVTGPTGSGKTTTLYSFVDYVNDASIKVISCEDPVEYVLDGVTQCSVNNKTGPTFADSLKAIVRQDPDIIVVGEVRDPTTAALGVEAALTGHKVFSTFHTEDAVGAVIRLLDMGVEPFLVSSTLAGIVAQRLVRRVCPECMKPAEPTREDLRFLGLERSDLNGIPLMAGAGCSRCSGTGYKGRLGIHEVLLPDDDFRDAVLRRAPSKELRALARQLPSFLTLQEDGLLKAMAGLTSLTEIATNAPRDAGARRPVVLQEIASVGRPR; encoded by the coding sequence GTGCTCGAAACCACACAGGCTTCCGATCTCGAGTCGCTCCTGCTTCGGGAGGGAGTCGTCACCGAGGCCCAGCTGGATCGCACCCGCCGCATCGCCGGGCGCCTCGCCTCGGCGCGGCCCGTGGGCGAGATTCTCGTCGAGCTGGGCCAGCTCGCGCGGGCGGAGTACGACCGGATCGTCCGGCTCCACCGTGCGGAGCTGAGCCTCGAGTCGATCCTCCTCGAGGACGGGGCCCTGAGCGAGCACGGGCTGACCGCCTACAGGATCGCCAAGGTCAAGTCGCCCTCCCGCGGAGAGCGCTCGCTCCTCGTGGAGGACGGGCTCGTCAGCGAGGAGCAGTTCCTGAGGGCGCTCGCTTCGAAGTACGACATGGCGTACGTCGAGCCCGAGGTCGGCCTCGTCGACCTCGAGCTGCTCAAGAAGACCTCGCTCCCGTACCTGTCGCGGCACAAGGTGCTGCCGCTGCGCGTGGTCGACGGGACCCTGACCGCGATCATGGCCGATCCTCTCGAGCGGCAGGTCCGCGCCGAGCTGGAGCGGATCTACGGGGTTCCGGTGCGGCCGTGCTGTGCCACCTCCGCCCGGATCGCGGAGGCGATTCAGACCCTCGAGCGACTCCAGGACGGGAAGGCGGGCACGGAAGGCTCGAGCCTCCAGTACCGCGAGATCCAGGAGGAGGCGTCCGAGGACGAGACGGGCGAGGGGGCGGTCCAGATCGTGGATTACCTGCTCCTCCGGGCGATCCAGCTCGGCGCCAGCGACCTCCACATCGAGCCGCAGGAGAGCAAGATCCGCATCCGGGTCCGCGTCGACGGGGTCCTGCGCAACCTCACCGACCTCCCCGCCGACTTCGCTCCACGGGTCGTCTCGCGGGTCAAGGTGCTGGCGGGAGCGGACATCGCCGAGAGGCGCCTCCACCAGGACGGCCGGATCGTGGTCAAAGTGGAGGGGCGAGAGGTGGACATCCGCGTCTCGTCGTACGCGGCGATGTTCGGCGAGACGCTGGTGCTGAGGCTCCTCGATCGGAAGCGGGGGCTGGTGCCGCTGGACGACCTGGGATTCGCGCCGCGGGTGCTCGCGACGCTCCGGGACGTGGTGCTCCGGACCTCGTCGGGGCTCGTCCTCGTCACCGGGCCGACGGGAAGCGGGAAGACCACCACGCTGTACTCGTTCGTCGACTACGTGAACGACGCGTCCATCAAGGTGATCTCCTGCGAGGACCCGGTGGAGTACGTCCTGGACGGCGTGACCCAGTGCTCGGTGAACAACAAGACCGGCCCGACGTTCGCCGACTCGCTCAAGGCGATCGTCCGCCAGGACCCGGACATCATCGTGGTCGGCGAGGTCCGGGATCCCACGACCGCGGCGCTCGGCGTCGAGGCGGCGCTGACCGGCCACAAGGTGTTCTCGACCTTCCACACCGAGGATGCGGTGGGCGCGGTGATCCGGCTCCTCGACATGGGCGTCGAGCCGTTCCTGGTCTCGTCCACCCTCGCCGGGATCGTGGCGCAGCGGCTGGTGCGGCGCGTCTGCCCCGAGTGCATGAAGCCGGCGGAGCCGACGAGGGAGGACCTCAGGTTCCTCGGCCTGGAACGCTCCGATTTGAACGGCATCCCGCTGATGGCGGGAGCCGGGTGCTCGCGGTGCTCGGGCACCGGGTACAAGGGGCGCCTCGGTATCCACGAGGTCCTCCTCCCGGACGACGATTTCAGGGACGCGGTCCTGAGGCGCGCGCCGTCGAAGGAGCTTCGGGCCCTGGCGCGGCAGCTTCCCTCGTTCCTCACGCTGCAGGAGGACGGGCTGCTCAAGGCCATGGCGGGGCTCACCTCCCTGACGGAGATCGCGACCAACGCCCCGCGGGACGCCGGCGCACGGCGCCCCGTGGTCCTCCAGGAGATCGCCTCGGTCGGGAGGCCGCGATGA
- a CDS encoding HDOD domain-containing protein: MTTMVESSARSLADRIREAVLKGDLSLPPLPELARRILDLLHDESRADSRCVAELVRNDQAVAATLLRMANSAAFGGLREVTDLSQAVTRLGLRHVGSVVTALLHRGNFETRDPARQDLLRVLWDHAVATALTARYLTVRGGGDPEEAYLAGLLHDTGKLLVLKGVDVLQRKGAGTSLTPPVLDDLLDLLHTELGHRTLTRWKLPESICRVAQHHHDELHGSPDLLLVRVQAADAISRKMGTHPRPDPDMNLSEVPAIERLGLDDLELATLQVDVEDALAAIKKLI; encoded by the coding sequence ATGACGACGATGGTCGAGTCTTCCGCACGATCGCTGGCCGACCGGATCCGCGAGGCCGTTCTCAAGGGGGACCTGAGCCTGCCCCCGCTCCCCGAGCTGGCGAGACGCATCCTGGACCTGCTCCACGACGAGAGCCGCGCCGACTCGAGGTGCGTCGCCGAGCTCGTCCGCAACGACCAAGCGGTGGCGGCCACGCTGCTCCGCATGGCCAACTCCGCGGCGTTCGGCGGACTCAGGGAGGTGACCGACCTGAGCCAGGCGGTGACGAGGCTCGGCCTCAGGCACGTGGGCTCCGTCGTGACCGCCCTTCTCCACCGCGGGAACTTCGAGACGAGGGATCCCGCCCGGCAGGACCTGCTCCGCGTCCTGTGGGATCACGCGGTCGCCACCGCGCTGACCGCGAGGTACCTGACCGTCCGAGGCGGGGGCGACCCCGAGGAGGCGTATCTCGCCGGCCTCCTCCACGACACCGGGAAGCTCCTGGTCCTCAAGGGGGTGGACGTGCTGCAGCGCAAGGGCGCCGGCACCTCCCTCACCCCCCCGGTGCTGGACGACCTCCTCGACCTCCTGCACACCGAGCTGGGCCACCGGACGCTGACGCGCTGGAAGCTCCCCGAGTCGATCTGCCGCGTCGCCCAGCACCACCACGACGAGCTGCACGGCTCCCCCGACCTCCTCCTCGTCCGCGTCCAGGCCGCCGACGCGATCTCGCGCAAGATGGGGACGCACCCGCGCCCGGACCCCGACATGAACCTGAGCGAGGTCCCCGCGATCGAGCGGCTCGGCCTCGACGACCTCGAGCTGGCCACCCTGCAGGTGGACGTCGAGGACGCCCTCGCCGCCATCAAGAAGCTGATCTGA
- the thrC gene encoding threonine synthase gives MSGEPILFYSTNRQVPRVTLRDALLEGQAADRGLFMPELFPKILPAEMAEFKDRGYPEIALAVLERFTAGIIPNDRLRALCEDAYSYDVPLEHVEGRKHLLRLDRGPTASFKDFAARMMARWMSVLMEGDPSELVILTATSGDTGSAVAHAYHGVPRVRVVVLFPVAEVSRRQRKQMTTLGGNVTTLGIDGKFDDCQAMVKRAFSDPDLSGIRLTSANSINIGRLLPQAVYYVYAYARLARAREMEPIVFAVPSGNFGDMMGAVIAARLGVPISRLVIATNANDEVPRFIATGVYEKIVPSLVCISNAMNVGHPSNLARLVDAYGGWMDETGRLREPPDMGRLRHDIHAVSISDEETRATIRGAWERHHVLLEPHGAVGWAGLLRYLDSLPDGADPLAVSVETAHPAKFPEEIQSLLGIDPEVPKSLEGIEDREESYGRGTVDYEPFKRLLLERFATS, from the coding sequence ATGAGCGGCGAACCCATCCTTTTCTACAGCACGAACCGGCAGGTGCCACGCGTCACGCTGCGCGATGCGCTCCTCGAGGGACAGGCCGCGGACCGCGGGCTCTTCATGCCGGAGCTTTTCCCCAAGATCCTCCCGGCCGAGATGGCGGAGTTCAAGGACCGCGGTTACCCGGAGATCGCTCTTGCCGTCCTCGAGCGATTCACCGCCGGGATCATCCCGAACGACCGGCTGAGGGCGCTCTGCGAGGACGCCTACTCCTACGACGTCCCGCTCGAGCACGTCGAGGGGCGAAAGCACCTGCTGCGGCTCGACCGCGGGCCCACCGCGTCGTTCAAGGACTTCGCGGCGCGGATGATGGCTCGTTGGATGAGCGTTCTCATGGAGGGGGACCCGTCCGAGCTGGTCATCCTCACGGCGACGTCCGGCGACACCGGGAGCGCCGTGGCCCACGCCTACCACGGCGTGCCGCGGGTCCGGGTGGTCGTGCTGTTCCCCGTCGCGGAGGTCAGCAGAAGGCAGCGCAAGCAGATGACGACGCTGGGCGGGAACGTGACCACCCTGGGCATCGACGGGAAGTTCGACGACTGCCAGGCGATGGTGAAGCGCGCGTTCTCCGACCCCGACCTCTCCGGGATCAGGCTCACCTCCGCGAACTCGATCAACATCGGCCGCCTCCTCCCGCAGGCGGTGTACTACGTGTACGCCTACGCCCGGCTGGCGCGGGCGCGCGAGATGGAGCCGATCGTGTTCGCCGTTCCTTCCGGGAACTTCGGCGACATGATGGGGGCGGTGATCGCGGCGCGGCTCGGCGTGCCCATCTCCCGGCTCGTGATCGCCACCAACGCCAACGACGAGGTCCCGCGGTTCATCGCGACCGGCGTCTACGAGAAGATCGTGCCCAGTCTCGTCTGCATCTCGAACGCGATGAACGTCGGGCACCCGTCGAACCTCGCGCGCCTCGTGGACGCGTACGGCGGGTGGATGGACGAGACGGGCCGGCTGCGCGAGCCGCCGGACATGGGGCGCCTCCGGCACGACATCCACGCGGTCAGCATCTCCGACGAGGAGACGCGAGCGACGATCCGCGGCGCGTGGGAGCGGCACCACGTGCTGCTCGAGCCGCACGGCGCGGTGGGCTGGGCGGGGCTCCTTCGCTACCTGGACTCGCTCCCCGACGGAGCGGACCCGCTGGCGGTGTCGGTGGAGACCGCCCACCCCGCGAAATTCCCCGAGGAGATCCAGTCGCTCCTGGGCATCGACCCCGAGGTCCCGAAGAGCCTCGAGGGGATCGAGGACCGGGAAGAGTCGTACGGCCGCGGGACCGTCGACTACGAGCCGTTCAAGCGGCTCCTGCTGGAGCGGTTCGCGACCTCCTGA
- a CDS encoding PLP-dependent transferase encodes MTVAEDVLVTPGMRRYIERSAEYLERRSRYIRDVVKKWRFDTIAVHGLYSVEDAIEDYQGSIIEPIFMSSSQAYRDSDEMAAALAYLIPTWCYSRIANPSTYYYEWTLALLEGYGFDGETSCCSTSSGMAAIMTAVQPFLMHIRHNTFESRNFVATAQCYGGTFQQFNVRLQQERDVECRWIGDPTSLDEWESKIDENTRFLYGELPSNPQQGFFDVRAVADLAHAHNLPLIVDSTVATPALLRPICHGADIVVQSTTKTLTSSGFGICGAVIARKGIVTSIPNEALRNDFSLYIKYLPNRDYGPNLHPMQAIMTLNDMRTLRSKVDLMSRSTMKVAEYLEGHPAVESVEYLGLPDHPLHELASRYLWLVDAELDEQYGKPVNRYGHLMSFCVKGGAETARKFFDGLKRIWRATDLGRIKSVATIPAISTHQQQGETGRKLAGIPPNMVRLCVGGEHPDDVIADLDQALRGAQRK; translated from the coding sequence ATGACGGTCGCAGAGGACGTCCTGGTCACGCCGGGCATGCGCAGGTACATCGAGCGGAGCGCCGAGTACCTCGAGCGGCGATCGAGGTACATCCGCGACGTGGTCAAGAAGTGGAGGTTCGACACGATCGCCGTCCACGGTCTCTACTCGGTGGAGGACGCCATCGAGGACTACCAGGGGTCGATCATCGAGCCGATCTTCATGAGCTCGTCGCAGGCCTACCGCGATTCCGACGAGATGGCCGCTGCCCTGGCGTACCTGATCCCCACCTGGTGCTACTCGAGGATCGCGAACCCCTCGACCTACTACTACGAGTGGACGCTGGCGCTCCTCGAGGGATACGGCTTCGACGGCGAGACTTCGTGCTGCTCCACCTCCTCGGGAATGGCCGCGATCATGACCGCGGTGCAGCCGTTTCTGATGCACATCCGGCACAACACGTTCGAGTCCCGCAACTTCGTGGCCACCGCGCAGTGCTACGGGGGGACCTTCCAGCAGTTCAACGTCCGCCTCCAGCAGGAGCGCGACGTCGAGTGCCGGTGGATCGGGGACCCGACGAGCCTGGACGAGTGGGAATCGAAGATCGACGAGAACACCCGGTTCCTCTACGGCGAGCTTCCGAGCAACCCGCAGCAGGGGTTCTTCGACGTCCGCGCGGTGGCCGACCTCGCCCACGCCCACAACCTCCCGTTGATCGTGGACAGCACCGTGGCGACGCCGGCGCTCCTGCGGCCGATCTGCCACGGGGCCGACATCGTGGTCCAGTCCACCACCAAGACCCTGACGTCGAGCGGCTTCGGGATCTGCGGCGCGGTGATCGCGCGCAAGGGGATCGTCACGAGCATTCCCAACGAAGCGCTCCGGAACGACTTCTCGCTCTACATCAAGTACCTCCCGAACCGGGACTACGGCCCGAACCTGCACCCGATGCAGGCGATCATGACGCTCAACGACATGAGGACGCTGAGGTCCAAGGTGGACCTGATGAGCCGGAGCACGATGAAGGTGGCCGAGTACCTCGAGGGGCACCCTGCGGTCGAGAGCGTCGAGTACCTGGGCCTGCCGGACCACCCGCTCCACGAGCTGGCCAGCCGCTACCTGTGGCTCGTGGACGCGGAGCTGGACGAGCAGTACGGGAAGCCGGTCAACCGTTACGGCCACCTGATGTCGTTCTGCGTCAAGGGCGGCGCCGAGACCGCGAGGAAGTTCTTCGACGGCCTTAAGCGGATCTGGAGGGCGACGGACCTCGGAAGGATCAAGAGCGTGGCCACGATCCCCGCGATCTCGACCCACCAGCAGCAGGGGGAGACCGGCCGGAAGCTCGCGGGCATCCCGCCGAACATGGTCCGGCTCTGCGTGGGCGGCGAGCACCCGGACGACGTCATCGCCGACCTCGACCAGGCGCTCCGGGGAGCGCAGCGGAAGTAG
- a CDS encoding DUF3788 domain-containing protein, with protein sequence MSPSAFLDRGSRPTERTLEAVLGEASGSWADLRAALSSRFAPLVGRWSFSGKSHGWILKLRQKQRTVLYPVPCSGTFVASFALSEKAHEAAQGSTLPGRVLEILRTAPRYLEGRGVRIEVHDKKDLASVETLASIKMAN encoded by the coding sequence ATGTCGCCGAGCGCATTCCTCGATCGCGGCTCCCGGCCCACGGAACGGACGCTCGAAGCCGTTCTGGGCGAGGCGAGCGGCTCGTGGGCCGACCTGCGCGCCGCTCTCTCTTCCAGATTCGCTCCTCTGGTCGGGAGGTGGAGCTTCTCGGGAAAATCCCATGGGTGGATTCTAAAGCTCCGGCAGAAGCAGAGGACGGTACTCTACCCGGTGCCCTGTTCGGGTACCTTCGTGGCATCGTTCGCGCTAAGCGAGAAGGCCCACGAGGCAGCACAGGGGAGCACGCTTCCAGGGCGAGTACTCGAGATCCTTCGGACCGCGCCCAGGTACCTTGAGGGCCGGGGAGTGCGGATCGAGGTGCACGACAAGAAGGACCTGGCGAGCGTCGAAACGCTGGCGTCGATCAAGATGGCGAACTGA
- a CDS encoding DinB family protein, translating to MIRSLDMQDARLAAWSTSNRVTVYLMERIPRPLWRATIPGIPTRTVRSVAAHLHNARCSWVKTLGGEHGIPSPTRVDPRTVTSRQLVSALKRSGRGIAALLELGIGHGGQVPPSKAYVWRNLPLDVEHVLTYFAAQEAHHRGQIVMAARQLGYRLPQSVTAGLWQWRTRRREASASSSADA from the coding sequence GTGATTCGGTCGCTCGACATGCAGGACGCACGGCTCGCCGCGTGGAGCACGAGCAACCGCGTCACCGTATACCTGATGGAGCGCATCCCGCGTCCGCTCTGGCGTGCGACGATCCCCGGCATCCCGACACGCACGGTCCGGAGCGTCGCCGCGCACCTCCACAACGCGCGGTGCAGCTGGGTGAAGACCTTGGGCGGCGAGCACGGGATCCCTTCGCCGACGCGAGTCGATCCGCGGACCGTCACATCCCGGCAGCTCGTGTCGGCCTTGAAGCGGAGCGGTCGCGGCATCGCGGCCCTCTTAGAGCTCGGGATCGGTCACGGGGGCCAGGTGCCGCCCTCCAAGGCCTACGTGTGGCGGAATCTCCCGCTGGACGTCGAACACGTCCTGACGTACTTCGCCGCCCAGGAGGCGCATCATCGGGGCCAAATCGTCATGGCCGCTCGGCAGCTCGGGTACCGGCTTCCGCAGAGCGTGACGGCAGGGCTCTGGCAATGGCGCACCCGGCGGCGCGAAGCGAGCGCGTCGTCGAGCGCGGATGCCTGA
- a CDS encoding DUF2938 domain-containing protein, with protein MNNLALSLISAILIGLGATLTFDLWALFLKHAFKITPSDICLVGRWLRYMPEGTFKHSNIASAPRKSAECTVGWIAHYMIGITFAIVFVALVGDNWVRHPTLSPAIVFGVVTVLGPFLIMQPLLGLGLAASKTSNPTRARLRSLTNHAAFGAGLYLFAWLVNWLQRAFA; from the coding sequence ATGAATAATCTGGCTCTCTCCCTCATAAGCGCGATCCTCATTGGGCTTGGCGCAACTCTCACTTTCGATCTGTGGGCGCTGTTTCTCAAGCATGCCTTCAAGATTACTCCATCCGACATCTGTCTAGTCGGGCGCTGGCTTCGATACATGCCAGAGGGAACCTTCAAGCATTCGAACATTGCATCTGCTCCACGGAAGAGCGCAGAATGCACGGTAGGATGGATCGCCCACTACATGATCGGCATTACGTTCGCCATCGTTTTCGTCGCATTAGTGGGCGACAACTGGGTTCGGCATCCGACGCTGAGTCCCGCGATCGTCTTCGGGGTCGTCACGGTCTTGGGGCCATTCTTGATCATGCAGCCCCTACTTGGGCTCGGCCTTGCTGCATCCAAGACGTCAAATCCTACGCGGGCACGACTCCGCAGTTTGACGAATCACGCCGCATTTGGCGCGGGTCTTTATCTGTTCGCATGGTTGGTCAACTGGTTGCAACGGGCATTTGCCTAA
- a CDS encoding DUF4386 domain-containing protein — translation MRSSAIDGSQRKAARIAGLAYLSSFVTVASVNFGIFARLIVSADPAQTARNILAHEALFRVGLAGDVLYCIAVLVVSAALYVVLKPVDRTLALVAAFGRLVHGFTWLLVTVNLFTALRLLSRPEYARGFPRDQLTVLARLYLSGFDQNYVGLLFWSLAATAGAYLWLKSAYVPSALAAFGALAGAWCAACTFVLFLFPEFPKLVNPWWFDMPMVLFEIALSVLLLFRGLRPSGLTTQGPVSLDVEVFAINNKATHE, via the coding sequence ATGAGGAGCAGCGCTATCGACGGCTCACAACGCAAAGCCGCGAGGATCGCAGGACTTGCGTACCTGTCTTCCTTCGTCACCGTGGCCTCGGTCAATTTCGGCATCTTCGCACGCCTGATCGTTAGCGCTGATCCGGCGCAGACCGCGCGCAACATCCTGGCGCACGAAGCACTCTTCCGCGTCGGCCTCGCGGGCGACGTGCTCTACTGCATTGCTGTTCTCGTCGTGAGTGCAGCGCTCTATGTCGTTCTCAAGCCAGTGGACCGGACGCTCGCCTTGGTGGCCGCCTTCGGTCGCCTGGTCCACGGCTTCACCTGGCTCCTGGTCACGGTCAATCTCTTTACCGCTCTGAGGCTGCTTAGCCGCCCCGAGTACGCGCGCGGGTTCCCTAGGGACCAGTTGACAGTGCTGGCACGGCTGTACCTTTCTGGCTTCGACCAAAACTACGTCGGCCTGCTGTTCTGGTCCTTGGCGGCCACCGCCGGCGCGTACTTGTGGCTCAAGTCGGCCTACGTCCCCAGTGCGTTGGCCGCCTTCGGCGCGCTGGCCGGCGCATGGTGCGCCGCCTGCACCTTCGTTCTGTTCCTCTTCCCCGAATTCCCGAAGCTAGTGAACCCGTGGTGGTTCGACATGCCGATGGTGCTCTTCGAGATCGCGCTCAGCGTCCTGCTACTCTTTCGCGGTCTGCGACCATCCGGGCTCACAACACAAGGTCCGGTCAGCCTGGACGTTGAGGTATTTGCAATCAATAACAAGGCGACTCATGAATAA